The following proteins come from a genomic window of Lolium rigidum isolate FL_2022 chromosome 5, APGP_CSIRO_Lrig_0.1, whole genome shotgun sequence:
- the LOC124651577 gene encoding uncharacterized protein LOC124651577, with the protein MATLLPRHKNTWTSMIRIALHRRLPDPNNQVYYEYESDSDGECPPTPEPATLESEDYIDGDEGFSPYLRNCPGYANLALEHYNSQKKNEIKYQLIKPIISCVIRYDGSYHHVNFTAKSTLEGSKEEFFFAELRYCHDTHAWVPVSLVSMEEHERVGGFSEIRMLGVDPRHCFACGDVVKHPVDGSLYEAGHYLVDDYYFRRYIEVLPST; encoded by the exons ATGGCAACGCTGCTACCGCGACACAAAAACACGTGGACCTCGATGATCCGAATTGCCCTACATCGCCGCCTTCCCGATCCTAACAACCAAGT GTATTACGAGTATGAGAGCGACAGTGATGGAGAGTGCCCGCCTACCCCGGAGCCGGCCACGTTAGAATCAGAAGACTACATCGATGGTGATGAGGGGTTCTCACCCTATCTGCGAAATTGCCCGGGGTATGCAAATCTCGCGTTGGAGCACTACAACAGCCAAAAGAAGAACGAG ATCAAGTATCAGCTCATCAAACCGATCATCAGCTGCGTGATaagatatgatggttcctatcatCATGTGAATTTCACGGCAAAAAGCACCTTGGAGGGTTCAAAGGAGGAGTTCTTCTTTGCAGAACTACGATATTGTCATGATACACATGCTTGGGTACCCGTATCCTTAGTTTCTATGGAAGAACATGAGAGAGTTG GTGGGTTTTCAGAAATCAGGATGCTTGGTGTTGATCCTCGCCATTGTTTCGCCTGTGGAGATGTGGTGAAGCACCCGGTGGATGGATCATTGTATGAGGCTGGCCATTATTTAGTTGATGATTACTACTTTCGTAGATATATCGAAGTACTTCCTTCAACTTAA